One Nocardioides aromaticivorans genomic window carries:
- a CDS encoding alpha-L-arabinofuranosidase C-terminal domain-containing protein produces the protein MSLVTSPLPRLGRRRRTAAVASLALLAGALASAAGLGVTAAPATAADAVTWSDAFDGSALGGRWDVVNPEPSALEVSGGALHLSGQPGDTWQTNNTAKNVVMLDVPAGDFTATAELSVPVAKVYQGAGLIAWQDMDNYVRAGLTFVGSLSPSGIAIETDREAAATFSAVAFADRPASTAETLRLQRTGDTITTSYLDEGTGSWVTAATTTVPFATTQVGLYALAAQDGTPTEAAFESFEITHAQGADTVPSGSFTLQADDADAPYLVRDGDALALTADQPTSSMRLQAAALGDGAVGLTTGAGAVVVSGGALTVGDGAAEPTPLRITDAGGGTVVLRIDGGAAGADHVVVDGEGHLVAGSDADAVRFVLTEVEDSTATLDIDADGEGAELNPDMFGIFFEDINYAADGGIYAELVRNRSFEFNSTDNGSFNAMTAWSLANRSGGASSAAVVDDGGRLNDMNRNYLRLVAAAAGDGVVNGGFDGVAVKSGDVYDASVWVRTTTAQSLTLRFESADGASVLGTGTVQVAGNGTWQKVDAAITATATSDNARIAVLAGAPSTLAVDMVSVLPRDTWVGPVNGRSVLRKDLAERVAAMDPGFVRFPGGCVTNVGTFKSYAESGYTDRQRTYQWKETIGAVEERPTNKNFWGYNQTYGIGYLEYFELAEDLGAEPLPVLSVGANGCGSTIPEMKDQASIDRWVQDTVDLIEFANGDVDTEWGAVRAELGHPEPFGLEMIGLGNEENTTTFEANFPQFKAAVEAAYPDIMIISNSGPDDAGTRFDTLWSFNRAQEVDLVDEHYYNDPDWFLDNNHRYDDYDREGPGVFLGEYASRGNTFGNALVEAAYMTGLQRNGDVVRLASYAPLLANENHVQWSPDAIWFDNDESWESADWQVQKMFGNNVGDRVVPSTFDGTVNDPQDVKGGVFLSTWSTSAAYDNVTVRNDDTGETVFSDDFADASKWAAQTGSWSVTGGRYVQSSTSVNDARSIITGAYDKDWSNYTLELDATKLSGAEGFLVGFGATGANNFYWWNIGGWGNTRSVLQRADGGSASEVVALEGDSIATGTTYHLKIEVDGTTIRLYQDGVLKLTYDQVDASEQLFQVVTKDDATGDLVAKVVNTATSPVTTQVHVTDAGIEPTGTVTSLTAPSRSATNTKADPQRIWPKERQVSGLSNDFEYEFPASSVTFLRMHTTDAEAPVVDDLSVSGDGVRGWYRDPATVHVAASDNRAVDHVEWSLDGGAWHEVAGAEADVEVAGDGVHEVAVRAVDKAGNVGEVRPLTVGVDAAAPVTKAALDGEARTVTLTAADTGAGIGEGGTEYRIDAGPWTSYDAPVGLDDDVHVVDYRSTDVFGNAEDAGRLEVPGVGAVPASTTAAVATASTVRLGSPVSVKVTVSGAGATPTGAVVLRKGSTVLASADLASGRATLKVGSAKLGTGSHTLTVDYAGDATHGASSDTVVVKVVKASSRTTLALSKVSTRQPLVTVRVTAAVAVSGSATVSVLRDGRTVLTRTVRLTSGRGQVRLPRLPRGSHVVVARYAGSTTVEPSTTRTSVRIP, from the coding sequence GTGTCGCTCGTCACATCGCCCCTGCCCCGCCTCGGCCGCCGTCGCAGGACCGCCGCTGTCGCATCGCTCGCGCTGCTGGCCGGAGCGCTCGCCAGCGCCGCCGGCCTCGGCGTCACCGCCGCGCCGGCCACCGCCGCCGACGCGGTGACCTGGTCCGACGCCTTCGACGGCAGCGCCCTCGGTGGGCGCTGGGACGTCGTCAACCCGGAGCCCTCGGCGCTCGAGGTCAGCGGCGGCGCCCTGCACCTCAGCGGCCAGCCCGGCGACACCTGGCAGACCAACAACACCGCGAAGAACGTGGTGATGCTCGACGTACCGGCGGGTGACTTCACCGCCACCGCCGAGCTCAGCGTGCCGGTCGCGAAGGTCTACCAGGGCGCCGGCCTGATCGCGTGGCAGGACATGGACAACTACGTCCGCGCCGGCCTGACCTTCGTCGGGTCCCTGTCCCCGTCGGGCATCGCGATCGAGACCGACCGTGAGGCGGCAGCGACGTTCAGTGCGGTCGCGTTCGCCGACCGCCCGGCGTCGACGGCCGAGACCCTGCGCCTGCAGCGGACCGGCGACACCATCACCACCAGCTACCTCGACGAGGGCACCGGCAGCTGGGTCACCGCGGCCACGACCACCGTGCCCTTCGCGACCACGCAGGTCGGCCTCTACGCCCTCGCCGCGCAGGACGGCACCCCCACCGAGGCGGCCTTCGAGTCCTTCGAGATCACCCACGCGCAGGGCGCGGACACGGTGCCGAGCGGCAGCTTCACGCTCCAGGCCGACGACGCCGACGCGCCGTACCTCGTGCGCGACGGCGACGCACTCGCCCTGACCGCCGACCAGCCGACGTCGAGCATGCGCCTCCAGGCCGCCGCCCTCGGTGACGGAGCGGTCGGGCTCACCACCGGCGCCGGCGCGGTGGTCGTCAGCGGTGGCGCACTGACCGTGGGCGACGGCGCGGCCGAGCCGACGCCGCTGCGGATCACCGACGCCGGCGGCGGCACGGTCGTGCTCCGCATCGACGGCGGCGCGGCCGGCGCGGACCACGTGGTCGTCGACGGCGAGGGCCACCTCGTCGCGGGCAGCGACGCCGACGCGGTGCGCTTCGTCCTCACCGAGGTCGAGGACAGCACCGCGACGCTGGACATCGACGCCGACGGCGAGGGCGCCGAGCTCAACCCCGACATGTTCGGCATCTTCTTCGAGGACATCAACTACGCGGCCGACGGTGGCATCTACGCCGAGCTCGTGCGCAACCGGTCCTTCGAGTTCAACAGCACCGACAACGGCTCCTTCAACGCCATGACCGCGTGGAGCCTGGCCAATCGCAGCGGCGGCGCATCCAGCGCGGCCGTCGTCGACGACGGCGGCCGCCTCAACGACATGAACCGCAACTACCTGAGGCTGGTCGCCGCGGCGGCGGGGGACGGCGTGGTCAACGGCGGCTTCGACGGTGTCGCCGTGAAGAGCGGCGACGTCTACGACGCCTCCGTCTGGGTCCGTACGACGACCGCCCAGTCGCTCACGCTGCGCTTCGAGAGCGCCGACGGAGCGAGCGTCCTCGGCACCGGCACGGTGCAGGTCGCCGGGAACGGCACCTGGCAGAAGGTCGACGCCGCGATCACCGCGACCGCGACCAGCGACAACGCCCGGATCGCCGTCCTGGCGGGCGCTCCGTCGACGCTGGCCGTCGACATGGTGTCCGTGCTGCCGCGCGACACCTGGGTCGGACCGGTCAACGGCCGCTCGGTGCTGCGCAAGGACCTCGCCGAGCGGGTCGCCGCGATGGACCCCGGCTTCGTCCGGTTCCCGGGTGGCTGCGTCACCAATGTCGGGACCTTCAAGTCCTACGCGGAGAGCGGCTACACCGACCGGCAGCGCACCTACCAGTGGAAGGAGACGATCGGCGCGGTCGAGGAGCGGCCGACCAACAAGAACTTCTGGGGCTACAACCAGACCTACGGCATCGGCTACCTGGAGTACTTCGAGCTCGCCGAGGACCTCGGCGCCGAGCCGCTGCCGGTGCTCTCGGTCGGGGCCAACGGCTGCGGCAGCACCATCCCCGAGATGAAGGACCAGGCGTCGATCGACCGCTGGGTCCAGGACACGGTCGACCTGATCGAGTTCGCCAACGGTGACGTCGACACCGAGTGGGGCGCGGTCCGCGCGGAGCTCGGCCACCCCGAGCCGTTCGGCCTGGAGATGATCGGCCTCGGCAACGAGGAGAACACCACCACGTTCGAGGCGAACTTCCCGCAGTTCAAGGCGGCCGTCGAGGCGGCGTACCCGGACATCATGATCATCTCGAACTCCGGCCCCGACGACGCGGGCACCCGCTTCGACACCCTCTGGAGCTTCAACCGGGCGCAGGAGGTCGACCTCGTCGACGAGCACTACTACAACGACCCGGACTGGTTCCTCGACAACAACCACCGCTACGACGACTACGACCGCGAGGGCCCGGGCGTCTTCCTCGGTGAGTACGCCAGCCGCGGCAACACCTTCGGCAACGCGCTCGTCGAGGCGGCCTACATGACCGGCCTGCAGCGCAACGGCGACGTGGTGCGACTGGCGTCGTACGCACCGCTGCTGGCGAACGAGAACCACGTGCAGTGGTCCCCGGACGCGATCTGGTTCGACAACGACGAGTCGTGGGAGTCCGCCGACTGGCAGGTCCAGAAGATGTTCGGCAACAACGTCGGCGACCGGGTGGTGCCCAGCACATTCGACGGGACCGTCAACGACCCGCAGGACGTGAAGGGCGGCGTCTTCCTCTCCACCTGGAGCACCAGCGCGGCGTACGACAACGTGACGGTGAGGAACGACGACACCGGCGAGACCGTCTTCAGCGACGACTTCGCCGACGCGTCGAAGTGGGCCGCGCAGACCGGCTCCTGGTCGGTGACGGGCGGTCGCTACGTGCAGTCGTCGACCAGCGTCAACGACGCCCGCTCGATCATCACCGGCGCCTACGACAAGGACTGGAGCAACTACACGCTCGAGCTCGACGCCACGAAGCTGTCCGGCGCCGAGGGCTTCCTCGTCGGCTTCGGCGCCACCGGCGCCAACAACTTCTACTGGTGGAACATCGGCGGCTGGGGCAACACCCGGTCGGTGCTCCAGCGGGCCGACGGCGGCAGCGCCAGCGAGGTCGTCGCGCTCGAGGGCGACAGCATCGCGACGGGCACGACCTACCACCTCAAGATCGAGGTCGACGGTACGACGATCCGCCTCTACCAGGACGGCGTCCTCAAGCTGACCTACGACCAGGTCGACGCGAGCGAGCAGCTGTTCCAGGTCGTGACGAAGGACGACGCCACGGGCGACCTGGTCGCCAAGGTCGTCAACACCGCGACCAGCCCGGTCACCACGCAGGTCCACGTCACCGACGCCGGCATCGAGCCGACCGGCACCGTGACCTCGCTGACCGCGCCGTCGCGCAGCGCGACCAACACCAAGGCCGACCCGCAGCGCATCTGGCCGAAGGAGCGCCAGGTCTCGGGGCTCTCGAACGACTTCGAGTACGAGTTCCCGGCCTCGTCGGTCACCTTCCTCCGGATGCACACGACCGACGCGGAGGCGCCGGTGGTCGACGACCTGTCGGTGTCCGGTGACGGCGTCCGCGGCTGGTACCGCGACCCCGCCACGGTGCACGTCGCGGCCAGCGACAACCGCGCGGTCGACCATGTCGAGTGGTCGCTCGACGGGGGTGCGTGGCACGAGGTCGCCGGGGCCGAGGCCGACGTCGAGGTCGCCGGTGACGGCGTCCACGAGGTCGCGGTCCGTGCGGTCGACAAGGCCGGCAACGTGGGCGAGGTGCGACCGCTCACGGTCGGCGTCGACGCTGCCGCCCCGGTCACCAAGGCGGCGCTGGACGGCGAGGCCCGCACGGTCACGCTGACCGCGGCGGACACCGGAGCCGGGATCGGCGAGGGCGGCACCGAGTACCGCATCGACGCCGGACCCTGGACGTCGTACGACGCCCCGGTCGGCCTCGACGACGACGTGCACGTCGTGGACTACCGCTCCACCGACGTGTTCGGCAACGCCGAGGACGCCGGCCGGCTGGAGGTCCCCGGGGTCGGCGCGGTGCCCGCCTCCACCACGGCCGCGGTCGCGACCGCATCGACGGTCCGCCTCGGCAGCCCGGTGTCGGTGAAGGTCACCGTCAGCGGTGCGGGGGCGACCCCCACCGGCGCGGTGGTCCTGCGCAAGGGCAGCACGGTGCTGGCGTCGGCCGACCTGGCCTCCGGCAGGGCGACGCTCAAGGTCGGCTCGGCCAAGCTCGGCACCGGCAGCCACACCCTGACCGTCGACTACGCGGGCGACGCGACCCACGGCGCCTCGTCGGACACGGTCGTGGTGAAGGTGGTGAAGGCGTCCTCGCGGACCACCCTCGCCCTGTCGAAGGTCTCGACCCGTCAGCCGCTCGTGACGGTGCGGGTCACCGCCGCGGTCGCGGTGTCGGGCTCGGCGACGGTCTCCGTGCTGCGGGACGGCCGCACCGTCCTCACCCGGACGGTGCGCCTGACCAGCGGCCGCGGCCAGGTCCGCCTGCCGCGCCTGCCCCGGGGCAGCCACGTCGTGGTCGCCCGCTACGCCGGCTCGACGACCGTCGAGCCGTCCACGACGCGCACCTCGGTGCGGATCCCGTGA
- a CDS encoding immunoglobulin-like domain-containing protein gives MTAHPLRRLVVAALGTAVGLAAAATGPAPVAQADETDVTGLIGWWKLDETSGTVAADSSGNGRNGTVNGTASWNAGDGFTFNGGANSSGNYIKLPDNLLAGVDNVTVDFDVLVDPSLSGNWFMYNLGNAATFPNGTGYLFTTNDSSGRFRATIAEGGYSTEQSTSRPTKLQAGVWKHVTYTVTGGAVGAPGSARLYEDGALVASSDSITTKPSLMGTPDGTTTLNQLGRSAYSGDGSFKGRLRDFRIYDRALTAAESAELADDVVTPVVDADAAALTLGDTSAVVSNLSLPATGASTTTSIAWASSDPARVSSTGVVTRPAHGSPSATATLTATLTRGTETRTRTFDVTVLPEELDDTGKAQDAVAAVELVHPDDVRGNLTLPTTGLHGATLAWSSGSPDLVTATGEVTRPSYGDPAVDVTLTVTATKGTGTATRDIVVRVQPAPQTPDYEGYAFAYFAGESTDDGEKIYLGASRGNDPLDYDELNDGQPVLESAFGEKGLRDPFVIRSHEGDRFYLLATDLKAYPAVDFGQAQETGSKYMEIWESTDLVHWGNQRHVKVSSDYAGNTWAPEAFYDEEAGEYVVYWASALYPTTDTAGRDINTQYQQMMYATTRDFVTFSDPKPWINVKRGTGKGMIDATVVQDGDTFYRLVKDEAYMIPRQERSPDLRATVTGSLPTTTSTPGWQLVKEKIGYGQANPWGGTFTGGEGPTVFRDNEDPDRWYLFIDQPSYHGGQGYLAFTTDDIGSGSWTSVPTADLPSSPRHGTVIPVTQAELDTLRAGYQPDLLVESVSDVAVSTRAGTAPVLPAKVAATFGDGSAGQVGVEWDPIDPSSYDEAGTFTVTGTVSRGSADHPVATVTVTDAADPVVTVGSDADGANGWWVSSPATASVSATDDTGVASVEHSLDGGAWVPVSGDSASLEVVGDGVHEVRGRAHDVTGNTSAVVTGEVKVDTEAPVSRASRTGRTVTVRAADATSGVDAIEYRLDGGAWTSYTGAFGVGDDAVDVEYRAIDRAGTAEATNTLVVPAAGDELSPTAVVAVASADTVRFGTDVPVAVRVTTPDGVATGSVRAIADGQVLASANLADGRASIVVDTGRLSGLGRRTIVIRYDGDATHRAGEDQVQLTLTRARSTTALSVTAPDRSGRGSVARVSVATSPSGVAVGKLTLVLRRSGTVVRRTTVTVPASGRASWRLPRLAAGRWSVQAVVAQSAVATGSSAVRSITVR, from the coding sequence GTGACAGCACATCCCCTCCGGCGGCTCGTCGTCGCCGCCCTGGGCACCGCCGTCGGCCTCGCGGCGGCGGCCACCGGGCCGGCCCCGGTCGCCCAGGCCGACGAGACCGACGTCACCGGCCTCATCGGCTGGTGGAAGCTCGACGAGACCAGCGGCACGGTCGCGGCGGACTCGTCCGGCAACGGCCGCAACGGCACCGTCAACGGCACCGCGAGCTGGAACGCCGGCGACGGCTTCACGTTCAACGGTGGCGCCAACAGCTCGGGCAACTACATCAAGCTGCCCGACAACCTGCTGGCCGGCGTCGACAACGTGACCGTCGACTTCGACGTGCTGGTCGACCCCTCGCTGTCCGGCAACTGGTTCATGTACAACCTCGGCAACGCGGCGACCTTCCCCAACGGCACCGGCTACCTGTTCACGACCAACGACTCGAGCGGACGATTCCGCGCGACCATCGCGGAGGGCGGCTACTCCACCGAGCAGAGCACCTCCCGGCCCACCAAGCTGCAGGCCGGGGTCTGGAAGCACGTGACCTACACGGTCACCGGCGGTGCGGTCGGCGCTCCCGGATCGGCGCGGCTCTACGAGGACGGTGCCCTCGTCGCGTCCAGCGACTCGATCACGACCAAGCCGTCACTGATGGGTACGCCGGACGGCACCACCACGCTCAACCAGCTCGGCCGGTCGGCGTACTCGGGGGACGGGTCGTTCAAGGGCAGGCTGCGCGACTTCCGGATCTACGACCGGGCGCTCACCGCGGCGGAGTCGGCCGAGCTCGCCGACGACGTGGTGACGCCGGTGGTCGACGCCGACGCCGCGGCGCTCACCCTGGGCGACACCAGCGCCGTCGTCAGCAACCTCAGCCTGCCGGCGACCGGTGCCTCGACGACCACCTCGATCGCATGGGCCAGCAGCGACCCCGCGCGGGTCAGCAGCACCGGCGTCGTCACCCGGCCGGCCCACGGCTCGCCGTCGGCGACGGCCACCCTGACCGCCACGCTCACCCGCGGCACGGAGACCCGGACCCGCACCTTCGACGTGACGGTGCTGCCCGAGGAGCTCGACGACACCGGCAAGGCACAGGACGCCGTCGCCGCCGTCGAGCTCGTGCACCCCGACGACGTGCGCGGCAACCTGACGCTGCCCACCACCGGCCTGCACGGCGCGACGCTGGCCTGGTCGTCGGGCTCGCCGGACCTGGTCACCGCGACGGGCGAGGTCACCCGGCCGTCGTACGGCGATCCGGCGGTCGACGTCACGCTGACGGTCACCGCGACCAAGGGCACCGGCACCGCGACCCGCGACATCGTCGTCCGCGTCCAGCCGGCCCCGCAGACGCCGGACTACGAGGGCTACGCGTTCGCCTACTTCGCCGGGGAGAGCACCGACGACGGCGAGAAGATCTACCTCGGCGCCAGCCGCGGCAACGACCCGCTCGACTACGACGAGCTGAACGACGGCCAGCCGGTGCTGGAGTCGGCCTTCGGTGAGAAGGGCCTGCGCGACCCGTTCGTCATCCGCTCCCACGAGGGCGACCGCTTCTACCTGCTCGCGACCGACCTCAAGGCCTACCCGGCCGTCGACTTCGGCCAGGCGCAGGAGACCGGCAGCAAGTACATGGAGATCTGGGAGTCCACCGACCTCGTGCACTGGGGCAACCAGCGTCACGTGAAGGTCTCCTCGGACTACGCCGGCAACACCTGGGCGCCCGAGGCCTTCTACGACGAGGAGGCCGGTGAGTACGTCGTCTACTGGGCCTCCGCGCTCTACCCGACGACCGACACGGCCGGCCGCGACATCAACACCCAGTACCAGCAGATGATGTACGCGACCACGCGCGACTTCGTGACCTTCTCCGACCCGAAGCCGTGGATCAACGTCAAGCGCGGCACCGGCAAGGGCATGATCGACGCGACCGTCGTGCAGGACGGCGACACCTTCTACCGCCTGGTGAAGGACGAGGCCTACATGATCCCGCGCCAGGAGCGGTCGCCGGACCTCCGGGCGACGGTCACCGGCTCGCTGCCGACCACCACCTCCACGCCCGGCTGGCAGCTGGTGAAGGAGAAGATCGGCTACGGCCAGGCCAACCCGTGGGGCGGCACGTTCACCGGCGGTGAGGGCCCGACCGTCTTCCGCGACAACGAGGACCCCGACCGCTGGTACCTCTTCATCGACCAGCCGAGCTACCACGGTGGCCAGGGCTATCTCGCCTTCACCACCGACGACATCGGCTCGGGCAGCTGGACGTCCGTCCCGACGGCCGACCTGCCGAGCAGCCCGCGCCACGGCACGGTCATCCCGGTGACCCAGGCCGAGCTCGACACGCTGCGCGCCGGCTACCAGCCGGACCTGCTGGTGGAGTCGGTGTCCGACGTGGCGGTCTCGACCCGCGCCGGCACCGCGCCGGTCCTGCCGGCCAAGGTCGCGGCGACCTTCGGGGACGGCTCCGCCGGACAGGTGGGCGTCGAGTGGGACCCGATCGACCCGTCGTCGTACGACGAGGCGGGGACGTTCACCGTCACCGGCACCGTCTCCCGCGGATCGGCCGACCACCCGGTCGCGACGGTGACCGTCACCGACGCGGCGGACCCCGTGGTCACCGTGGGCTCGGACGCCGACGGTGCCAACGGCTGGTGGGTCAGCTCGCCCGCCACGGCGTCGGTCTCCGCGACCGACGACACCGGCGTCGCGTCCGTCGAGCACTCCCTCGACGGCGGCGCGTGGGTGCCGGTGTCCGGCGACTCCGCCTCGCTCGAGGTCGTCGGCGACGGCGTCCACGAGGTGCGCGGCCGGGCCCACGACGTCACCGGGAACACCTCGGCGGTCGTCACCGGCGAGGTGAAGGTCGACACCGAGGCGCCGGTCAGCCGGGCGTCGCGGACCGGGCGCACCGTCACCGTGCGGGCCGCCGACGCCACGTCCGGAGTGGACGCGATCGAGTACCGCCTCGACGGCGGCGCCTGGACGTCGTACACGGGGGCGTTCGGGGTCGGCGACGACGCCGTCGACGTCGAGTACCGCGCGATCGACCGGGCCGGCACGGCCGAGGCCACCAACACGCTCGTGGTCCCGGCCGCCGGGGACGAGCTGTCGCCGACGGCCGTCGTCGCGGTCGCGTCGGCCGACACGGTCCGCTTCGGCACCGACGTGCCGGTCGCGGTGCGGGTCACCACCCCCGACGGGGTCGCGACCGGCAGCGTCCGTGCGATCGCCGACGGGCAGGTCCTCGCCTCCGCCAACCTGGCGGACGGCAGGGCGAGCATCGTGGTCGACACGGGCCGGCTGTCCGGCCTCGGCCGGCGCACCATCGTCATCCGGTACGACGGCGACGCCACCCACCGCGCCGGCGAGGACCAGGTGCAGCTGACCCTCACCCGCGCCCGCTCCACGACCGCCCTCTCCGTCACGGCGCCGGACCGGTCCGGCCGCGGCTCGGTGGCGAGGGTGTCGGTCGCGACCAGCCCGTCCGGGGTGGCGGTCGGGAAGCTGACCCTCGTGCTGCGCCGTAGCGGCACGGTGGTGCGGCGGACCACGGTGACCGTGCCCGCGTCGGGCCGGGCCTCCTGGCGCCTGCCGCGGCTGGCGGCCGGGCGCTGGTCCGTGCAGGCGGTGGTCGCGCAGTCCGCCGTCGCCACCGGCTCGAGCGCGGTCAGGAGCATCACCGTCCGCTGA